The following are encoded in a window of Mustela nigripes isolate SB6536 chromosome 1, MUSNIG.SB6536, whole genome shotgun sequence genomic DNA:
- the LOC132011850 gene encoding LOW QUALITY PROTEIN: RNA polymerase II subunit A C-terminal domain phosphatase SSU72 like protein 5-like (The sequence of the model RefSeq protein was modified relative to this genomic sequence to represent the inferred CDS: substituted 1 base at 1 genomic stop codon), whose product MPWSLLRVAVVCRSHVNRSMDAHSFLRKRGFRVQSYGVGSRVKIPGPSRNRRVSYDFSTTXKQMYEDLCRNDQERYRRNGILHLLGRNEGIKPRPERFQECSDPFDVIYTCEESVYDRVVQELWAREQATLQPMHVVNVAIAHTLEDATLGAFLICELCQSLQRAGDMDSLGQLLLAAEEKTGQSFLPKVCIY is encoded by the coding sequence ATGCCCTGGTCCCTGCTCAGGGTGGCTGTGGTGTGCAGAAGCCATGTGAACCGCAGCATGGATGCCCACAGCTTCCTCCGCAAGAGAGGCTTCCGCGTCCAGTCTTACGGAGTCGGATCTCGGGtgaagatcccaggaccctctcgCAATCGCCGGGTGAGCTACGACTTCTCCACGACGTAGAAGCAGATGTACGAGGACCTTTGCAGGAACGACCAGGAACGCTACCGCAGGAACGGAATCCTGCACCTCCTGGGGAGAAACGAGGGGATCAAGCCGCGCCCCGAAAGGTTTCAGGAGTGCAGCGACCCCTTCGACGTCATCTACACCTGCGAGGAGAGTGTCTATGACCGCGTGGTGCAGGAGCTGTGGGCCAGGGAGCAGGCGACCCTCCAGCCCATGCACGTGGTCAACGTGGCCATTGCCCACACCTTGGAGGACGCCACCCTCGGGGCTTTTCTCATCTGCGAGCTGTGCCAGAGCCTCCAGCGCGCTGGCGACATGGACAGTCTGGGTCAGCTGCTGCTGGCGGCGGAGGAGAAAACAGGACAGAGCTTTCTTCCCAAGGTCTGCATCTACTGA